The following proteins are co-located in the Candidatus Cloacimonadota bacterium genome:
- a CDS encoding tetratricopeptide repeat protein, translating to MIKRITTLILLLITIGLTASQQESFEFGKRMYRDGFYQEALLVFERITNVAPQSPESEESLYLLGEIYRMQDKFLEAENHYRRFYEAYQVSPFRENALYYWAFSTYKQEKYSLAIELFNGFIEAYPNSTNKANSYYYLMNSYHNISAHQSVISQGQRFIREFPNNSLVPDIMYFMALSYVRSDTINDAYNTLDMIIRDYPQSDARWQSVIIKGDIIQKERGIQAAIDHYNEQMNYVIPRLFEEKIQYQLATLYLTSNDYIRAVIPLSLLINKYDRSPQLAEYLFYFSYANTKLMRYQPIVDSYEKTDILDIIDTPLYYDYLIKVAGAFYYLNKFDATDTIINEYLFDVQEDNHVYAVVYWNARLKEQQGRLLDAINSYHQLITNYPSLVEKDEVLMRIGDIYFEQMQMYQTAINYYNQISTSVSFVSKYHWTALYKAALCYELLGDYSLAYNTLQQINLDYIDNEMTKNEIIRRLEILSQFKKVDYETITSKLISSLYQYIDTNDKDNLRDRLITTMLVDMKDAEGVLVLLEQDQTAKATYLRGRANVKLLHRADLEKRTSDRRNYFDQLNNEISSINRQLHPMYVKELEIDRDYIINNYTLIAENLTKAESFVSDYPEASATNRFRFLIGQYYLRDANYAEADQYLSRVVKDRELPLVQYEQALIMMGNYFFDNEEYEQVINYFNKIDSGITINRAEEMYRYAVSLINTGETTHGLNKLEFLVKNSSIFASKSSSIDIITDHYRTLDAYETVVTYMLMYPESERDRDYFVQLSHDYLQIGDRIRSKESLMHITDKDTPVLLNLAELHYQTGDLFMAELTYTEILKNQINKEDRLRAQSGLAHIYFTRENWREAINYYDPVINELGDNINIEQYQYLDLVQISKESVISNYRVQNRPRADNIKQRFQNILRTDNTVLAEIELNESIYQMTVNRSRAERGFSDIIRNHNLPENLRMRAYFWRGVNHLENKKTNEAKADFQNVLRTTDKELLSQAHLKLGTINFSEQQFQQALEHYHIVIQTDMTGNLAYDAAKNYAIVCKTIEDWQQAIEAYEIILERWGDGEEAGETLFNIAYCQFRDRKYLDAIRTFESALPLISDREMKAEAQYWIGESYFSMNQFDNAATEYLKVGYFYPEFVQWNAISELKLAEAYIRQGRYENARGVLNTVIEKYGRDSDWGKQALIYLEQI from the coding sequence ATGATAAAGAGAATAACAACTTTGATATTATTGTTAATAACAATAGGATTGACAGCCAGTCAACAAGAGAGTTTTGAATTTGGTAAAAGGATGTATAGAGACGGTTTCTATCAAGAAGCCCTACTTGTTTTCGAAAGGATAACAAATGTTGCCCCACAATCCCCTGAATCAGAAGAATCTCTCTATCTTTTAGGAGAAATTTATCGGATGCAGGATAAATTCTTAGAAGCTGAGAACCATTATCGGCGATTCTATGAAGCTTATCAAGTCAGTCCTTTCAGAGAGAATGCCTTATATTATTGGGCATTTAGTACATATAAACAGGAAAAATATTCTTTGGCAATAGAGCTGTTTAATGGATTCATCGAAGCTTATCCAAATTCGACAAATAAAGCCAATTCATACTATTATTTGATGAATAGCTACCATAATATATCTGCTCATCAATCTGTAATAAGCCAGGGGCAAAGATTTATAAGAGAGTTTCCTAATAATTCCCTTGTGCCGGATATAATGTATTTCATGGCACTTTCTTATGTGAGATCAGATACTATCAATGATGCCTATAATACTCTTGATATGATTATTCGTGATTACCCTCAATCAGATGCTCGTTGGCAGTCAGTTATAATTAAGGGAGATATCATACAAAAAGAGAGGGGAATCCAAGCAGCGATAGATCATTATAATGAGCAAATGAACTATGTTATTCCCCGTTTGTTCGAAGAGAAGATACAATATCAACTTGCTACACTCTATTTAACGAGCAATGATTATATTAGAGCAGTTATCCCATTATCATTACTTATCAACAAGTATGATCGTTCTCCGCAGTTAGCCGAGTATCTTTTTTATTTTTCTTATGCTAATACAAAACTGATGAGATATCAACCTATTGTTGATTCTTATGAAAAAACCGATATTCTTGATATAATAGATACACCTTTGTACTATGACTATTTGATCAAAGTTGCAGGAGCTTTCTACTATCTCAATAAATTTGATGCCACTGATACGATTATTAATGAATATTTATTTGATGTTCAGGAAGACAATCATGTTTATGCTGTTGTTTATTGGAATGCCAGATTGAAAGAACAACAGGGGAGATTATTAGATGCCATCAATAGTTATCATCAGTTGATTACTAACTATCCTTCTTTAGTGGAGAAGGATGAAGTTCTGATGAGAATTGGAGATATCTATTTCGAACAGATGCAGATGTATCAGACGGCAATAAATTATTATAATCAAATTAGCACCAGTGTTAGCTTTGTCAGTAAGTATCATTGGACAGCATTGTATAAAGCTGCGCTCTGTTATGAATTATTAGGCGACTATTCTTTAGCGTATAACACACTACAACAGATAAACTTAGATTATATCGATAATGAAATGACAAAAAATGAAATAATTAGACGACTTGAGATACTAAGTCAATTCAAGAAAGTTGATTATGAGACGATAACCTCTAAACTGATAAGTTCCCTCTATCAATATATTGATACCAATGATAAGGACAACTTACGTGATAGATTGATAACTACTATGCTGGTTGATATGAAGGATGCTGAGGGAGTATTAGTTCTCCTTGAACAAGATCAAACTGCTAAAGCAACGTATTTGCGGGGTAGAGCTAATGTTAAGTTACTTCACAGAGCTGACCTTGAAAAGAGAACAAGTGATAGAAGAAATTATTTTGATCAGCTGAACAATGAGATAAGCAGTATTAATAGGCAACTTCATCCTATGTATGTCAAAGAATTGGAGATAGATAGGGATTATATCATCAATAATTACACTTTAATTGCTGAAAATCTAACAAAAGCAGAAAGTTTTGTTAGTGACTATCCAGAAGCATCTGCAACCAATCGTTTCCGCTTCTTGATAGGTCAATATTATCTTAGAGATGCAAATTATGCGGAAGCAGATCAATATTTAAGTCGAGTAGTTAAGGATCGAGAATTACCTCTAGTTCAATATGAACAAGCATTGATCATGATGGGTAATTATTTTTTTGATAATGAAGAATATGAACAGGTAATAAATTACTTCAATAAGATAGACAGTGGTATAACTATTAACAGAGCAGAGGAAATGTACCGCTATGCAGTTTCCTTAATTAATACAGGAGAAACAACACATGGCTTAAACAAATTGGAATTTTTAGTTAAAAATAGTTCAATATTTGCCAGTAAAAGCAGTTCTATTGATATAATAACAGATCATTATAGAACTTTAGATGCATATGAAACAGTAGTTACCTATATGCTTATGTACCCTGAATCAGAAAGAGATAGAGATTACTTTGTTCAATTGTCTCATGATTATCTGCAGATTGGTGACAGAATTCGTTCAAAAGAATCTTTAATGCATATTACCGACAAAGATACCCCGGTTCTCTTAAACCTCGCCGAGTTACATTATCAGACAGGCGATTTATTCATGGCAGAGTTAACCTATACAGAGATTCTAAAAAATCAGATAAATAAAGAAGATCGCTTAAGAGCTCAATCAGGACTTGCTCATATTTACTTTACTCGTGAAAATTGGCGCGAAGCCATCAACTATTATGATCCTGTTATCAATGAACTTGGGGATAATATTAATATTGAGCAATATCAGTATCTAGATCTTGTTCAAATCAGTAAAGAGTCTGTTATCTCTAACTATAGAGTACAAAACCGACCAAGAGCAGATAATATCAAACAACGTTTTCAAAACATCTTGCGAACAGATAATACTGTATTAGCGGAAATAGAGTTAAATGAATCAATATATCAAATGACTGTTAATCGAAGTAGAGCTGAGAGAGGATTTAGTGATATAATTCGTAATCATAATCTCCCTGAAAATTTGCGAATGCGGGCATACTTCTGGAGAGGTGTGAACCATTTAGAAAACAAAAAAACCAATGAAGCAAAAGCTGATTTTCAAAATGTTTTACGAACTACAGATAAAGAGTTATTAAGTCAGGCACATCTCAAACTTGGAACGATTAATTTCTCCGAGCAACAATTTCAACAGGCATTGGAGCATTATCATATTGTAATTCAAACCGATATGACCGGTAATTTGGCTTACGATGCCGCAAAGAACTATGCTATAGTTTGTAAAACAATAGAGGATTGGCAACAAGCGATCGAAGCATATGAGATAATTCTTGAGCGTTGGGGAGATGGAGAAGAGGCAGGAGAAACTCTCTTTAATATTGCCTATTGTCAGTTCAGGGATAGAAAGTATCTGGATGCTATCAGAACCTTTGAAAGTGCATTACCGCTTATATCTGATAGGGAGATGAAAGCAGAGGCACAATACTGGATAGGGGAGAGTTATTTCAGCATGAATCAGTTTGATAATGCTGCCACAGAATAT
- a CDS encoding VOC family protein → MSHIEVYVSDLKRSTLFWDWFLAFWGYKVHQEWERGKSWIKGMTYIVLVQTEHRYQKYPYHRCHTGLNHIAFFADDKTDIDRFTKELRRKGIPILYEERHPYAGGEDNYAVYFEDPDRIKLEVVLAPKASHDKHI, encoded by the coding sequence ATATCTCATATAGAGGTCTATGTTAGTGATCTAAAGAGATCAACTCTTTTTTGGGATTGGTTTCTAGCGTTTTGGGGTTATAAGGTTCATCAAGAATGGGAGAGGGGTAAAAGCTGGATTAAAGGCATGACTTATATAGTATTAGTACAAACTGAGCACAGATACCAAAAATATCCCTATCATAGATGTCATACCGGTCTTAATCATATAGCTTTTTTTGCTGACGATAAAACTGACATAGATAGATTTACTAAAGAGTTAAGAAGAAAAGGGATTCCAATTCTCTATGAAGAAAGACATCCTTATGCCGGTGGAGAAGATAATTATGCCGTCTATTTTGAGGATCCGGATAGAATCAAATTAGAAGTAGTATTAGCGCCCAAAGCAAGTCATGATAAACACATATAA
- a CDS encoding ferritin family protein codes for MNRKEAYIFAIENEIKSKNLYKILARSFKNEEIVKTFHLLESLEKIHEEKLIEALKKEFNISETAFDTNMPPKIDIRRNLSDPKNILEFAMDRELAMADQYEDMAAGCQDDELRSFFLKLVKEEKDHKELLETEMDRIHGTAIWFDESELTGLMEY; via the coding sequence ATGAATCGAAAAGAAGCATATATCTTTGCAATAGAAAACGAGATTAAATCAAAGAATCTCTATAAGATATTAGCTAGAAGCTTTAAAAATGAAGAGATTGTAAAAACCTTTCATCTTCTTGAGTCATTGGAAAAGATACATGAAGAAAAACTGATCGAAGCATTGAAAAAGGAGTTTAATATCTCCGAAACTGCTTTTGATACTAATATGCCTCCAAAGATAGATATAAGAAGGAACTTATCAGATCCTAAAAATATTTTGGAATTTGCTATGGATCGGGAATTAGCCATGGCTGATCAATATGAGGATATGGCAGCAGGATGTCAAGACGATGAATTACGAAGTTTCTTCCTAAAATTAGTCAAGGAAGAGAAAGACCATAAAGAACTACTTGAAACAGAGATGGATAGAATCCACGGTACTGCAATCTGGTTTGACGAATCGGAACTAACCGGATTGATGGAATACTGA
- a CDS encoding ChaN family lipoprotein — protein MIKKRLILGLLMILLVIFNIVSCSKQSEDYTIYDTTTGRKISLSRMAEQLSNYDIVMFGEYHGNAMIHQLQAELLPYYLRYAENIAISMEMFERDDQELLDYFLEGNIDEEEFLSNARAWPNYKSDYKPIVDFAQENQIYVIASNVPRMYAAAISRFGTDSLDMIPEDEKVYLARELVILEDDYKDKFYETILDTPHLDLIDPNTLEQRLINLYAAQSLKDDTMAESIIEFMNNVPDTKVIHFNGDFHSRYRLGVVTKLNRLNPDLRIAVISPYQVGSDEKFSYKREMSNISNFLIVIHDQDDKN, from the coding sequence ATGATAAAAAAAAGACTGATCTTGGGATTATTAATGATATTACTTGTTATCTTCAATATTGTTTCTTGCTCGAAGCAAAGTGAAGACTACACAATATATGATACCACAACCGGACGGAAAATATCTCTAAGTAGGATGGCAGAGCAATTATCTAATTATGATATTGTAATGTTTGGAGAATATCACGGTAACGCAATGATTCACCAACTACAAGCAGAGTTATTACCATATTATTTGCGTTATGCTGAAAATATTGCTATTTCTATGGAGATGTTTGAACGGGATGATCAAGAATTATTGGATTATTTTTTAGAAGGTAATATTGATGAAGAGGAATTTTTATCAAATGCCAGAGCTTGGCCAAATTATAAGTCTGACTATAAACCGATCGTTGACTTTGCCCAAGAAAATCAAATTTATGTCATCGCTTCTAATGTGCCGAGAATGTATGCAGCAGCAATCAGCAGGTTTGGTACAGATTCTTTAGATATGATACCGGAAGATGAAAAGGTATATCTGGCTAGAGAATTAGTCATTCTTGAAGATGACTACAAAGATAAATTTTATGAAACAATACTTGATACACCCCATTTAGATTTAATTGATCCTAATACATTAGAGCAGAGACTAATTAATCTCTACGCAGCTCAATCACTCAAGGATGATACGATGGCTGAAAGTATAATCGAATTTATGAACAATGTACCTGACACTAAAGTAATCCATTTTAATGGAGATTTCCATAGCAGATACAGGTTGGGTGTAGTAACGAAGTTAAATAGATTAAATCCGGATTTGAGGATTGCAGTAATCAGCCCTTATCAGGTTGGAAGTGATGAAAAATTCTCATATAAGAGAGAAATGAGTAATATAAGTAATTTCCTGATCGTTATACATGATCAGGATGATAAAAACTAA
- the argF gene encoding ornithine carbamoyltransferase translates to MAFNLRNRNLLTLLDFTPQEVNFLLELSADLKKAKYNGTEKQLLKGKNIALIFEKDSTRTRCAFEVAAYDQGAHVTYLGPSGSQIGNKETMKDTARVLGRLYDAIEYRGFGQEKVQELADYSGVPVWNGLTNEYHPTQVLADFLTIKEHIKKSLNEVVLVYVGDGRNNMANSLMIGSAKLGVDFRLLAPKSVQPDKNLVRKCQTIAKETGAKITITDKINEGLKGADAIYTDVWVSMGEADSVWEKRIALLKPYQVNKAMMKKTGKKETIFLHCLPSFHNRDTKVGEQIFKKFGIPEMEVTDEVFESSQSVVFDQAENRMHTIKAVMVATLA, encoded by the coding sequence ATGGCTTTTAATCTTAGAAATCGAAACTTACTTACCTTGCTCGATTTTACACCTCAAGAAGTTAATTTCTTATTGGAGCTTTCCGCAGATCTGAAAAAAGCAAAGTATAATGGTACAGAAAAACAACTACTTAAGGGTAAAAATATCGCTCTGATCTTTGAGAAGGACTCAACCAGAACCAGATGTGCTTTCGAAGTTGCTGCTTATGATCAGGGAGCTCATGTGACTTATCTCGGACCAAGTGGAAGTCAGATCGGTAATAAAGAGACGATGAAGGATACGGCTCGTGTATTAGGAAGATTATATGATGCGATAGAGTATCGTGGTTTCGGTCAAGAAAAGGTACAGGAATTAGCAGATTATTCCGGTGTACCTGTTTGGAACGGCTTGACTAATGAATACCATCCAACACAAGTCTTAGCGGATTTCTTGACTATAAAAGAACATATCAAGAAATCTCTAAACGAAGTCGTTTTAGTATATGTTGGTGATGGTAGAAACAACATGGCAAACTCTTTAATGATAGGTTCAGCTAAACTCGGTGTCGATTTCCGTCTTTTAGCACCAAAATCTGTTCAACCGGATAAGAACTTAGTTAGAAAATGTCAAACTATAGCAAAAGAAACAGGAGCAAAGATAACAATTACCGATAAGATCAATGAAGGTCTGAAGGGAGCAGATGCGATCTATACTGATGTTTGGGTCTCTATGGGAGAAGCCGACAGTGTTTGGGAAAAGAGAATTGCTCTATTAAAACCATATCAAGTTAACAAAGCTATGATGAAGAAAACCGGCAAAAAAGAGACCATATTCCTGCATTGCTTACCTTCCTTCCATAACAGAGACACAAAGGTCGGAGAGCAGATCTTCAAGAAATTTGGTATCCCTGAGATGGAAGTAACAGACGAAGTCTTTGAAAGCTCACAATCTGTTGTTTTTGATCAGGCAGAAAACCGTATGCATACTATAAAAGCTGTTATGGTAGCTACTTTAGCTTAA
- a CDS encoding phosphatase PAP2 family protein, protein MKKPIIGFILIALLTATQMSARVFYINDNKAYTNIALGIALDLANSYYNSKNVNSLTEDQIIKSGSSDVPFFDRWAINNDNQQLTDGSSYLTLISLGSTILYNAWDDPYTWDNLLVLSEILVVQNALNGWSKSLTLRKRPYVYDEDTVLETKLDKDARFSFYSNHTSFAFALAVYSHYYQHHTLKNPYVVTGSYALATIVGASRVAAGQHFPSDVIVGMVAGSVSSYLICRSHRVSRRTDIYLGVNYLQFTINF, encoded by the coding sequence ATGAAAAAACCAATCATCGGATTTATTCTAATCGCTCTCTTAACTGCAACCCAGATGTCTGCTCGTGTATTTTACATCAACGATAATAAAGCTTATACTAATATTGCTTTGGGAATAGCACTCGATCTGGCTAATAGCTATTATAACAGTAAAAATGTCAATAGTTTGACAGAGGATCAGATTATAAAATCTGGCTCTTCAGATGTACCCTTTTTCGATAGATGGGCGATAAATAATGATAACCAACAATTAACCGATGGAAGTTCTTACCTGACCTTAATCTCCTTAGGTTCTACAATCTTATACAATGCGTGGGATGATCCATATACTTGGGATAATTTGCTTGTCTTGAGTGAGATCCTTGTAGTACAAAATGCTCTTAACGGATGGAGTAAGAGTTTGACTCTCCGGAAAAGACCTTACGTTTATGATGAAGATACCGTCTTAGAAACCAAATTAGATAAAGATGCCAGATTCTCCTTCTATTCCAACCATACCTCTTTCGCCTTTGCCCTTGCTGTTTATAGCCATTATTATCAACATCATACCCTGAAAAACCCTTATGTTGTTACCGGTTCCTACGCACTCGCTACAATAGTCGGAGCAAGCAGAGTAGCTGCAGGTCAACATTTCCCTTCTGATGTAATCGTCGGTATGGTCGCCGGCAGTGTAAGCAGCTATCTGATCTGCAGATCACACCGAGTGAGCAGAAGAACTGACATTTATCTGGGAGTAAATTACTTGCAATTCACGATCAATTTCTGA
- a CDS encoding biopolymer transporter ExbD, whose translation MKRISNKVNRAYNEGPRKARNRIEKVKSLNITSLVDILTILLVFLIKNVSIDAQRVTIPEKMNLPATFITEELERSGMSVILKVFPDQILVGTDNILVGTPEDFMTNQEVRSQLLYYMREQADLIVIQNPDLSPLLLLQADSGIYCRYITDIVALGATAGFSNIYFSTIKVDDPQFLYGL comes from the coding sequence ATGAAAAGAATCTCAAATAAAGTTAACCGAGCATACAATGAAGGACCGAGAAAAGCAAGAAACCGCATAGAAAAAGTTAAAAGTTTAAATATAACTTCTCTGGTCGATATTCTTACGATTCTGCTTGTTTTCCTGATAAAAAATGTCTCGATTGATGCTCAAAGGGTGACTATTCCGGAGAAAATGAATTTGCCGGCAACATTCATTACGGAAGAACTGGAACGAAGCGGTATGTCGGTTATCCTCAAAGTCTTTCCTGATCAAATTCTTGTCGGAACAGATAACATATTGGTCGGAACACCGGAAGATTTTATGACGAATCAAGAAGTCAGAAGCCAGCTACTCTATTATATGAGAGAACAAGCAGATTTGATAGTCATTCAAAATCCCGATTTGTCACCACTCTTGCTTCTTCAAGCTGACTCAGGTATCTACTGTCGATATATTACCGATATAGTTGCTTTAGGTGCTACAGCTGGCTTTTCCAATATCTATTTTTCGACTATCAAAGTTGATGATCCGCAATTTCTTTATGGATTGTAA
- a CDS encoding biopolymer transporter ExbD, translating to MAFGASKRRIQKSSHLQEINLIPIMNLFITIIPMLLMITVTVHMALLSLNLTASGMSGTGEGSGVSGTGDKVKEIKLVLYVDRFELFEEGNVEPIVIPAGIFEDGELRHDYRALDLFIEDIKNRNMDINEIRIAPYPDVYYGTLIRAIDICKLRGFPEVKYERIRVGTI from the coding sequence ATGGCTTTCGGAGCATCAAAAAGAAGAATTCAAAAGAGTTCTCATCTTCAGGAGATTAATCTCATACCGATAATGAATCTCTTTATAACCATAATTCCAATGCTGTTGATGATAACAGTGACAGTACATATGGCATTATTATCACTTAATCTAACAGCAAGTGGCATGAGCGGTACTGGTGAGGGGTCAGGAGTTTCAGGAACCGGAGATAAGGTAAAGGAGATTAAACTTGTTCTTTATGTTGATCGATTTGAGTTATTCGAGGAAGGGAATGTAGAACCGATTGTGATCCCAGCAGGTATTTTCGAAGATGGAGAGCTAAGACATGATTATCGTGCTTTGGATCTATTTATTGAGGATATCAAAAATAGAAACATGGACATTAATGAAATTCGGATAGCACCATATCCTGATGTTTATTATGGGACACTGATCCGTGCCATCGACATTTGTAAATTACGAGGGTTTCCGGAAGTAAAATATGAGCGCATCAGAGTAGGCACAATATAG
- a CDS encoding MotA/TolQ/ExbB proton channel family protein translates to MKKTIMTLSITLIGVSLFAQTNDVGISVAEIYKNGGWFSHLIAFLFLCAIVLGIIRFVQLAVREKLDAKAFYLKLKGYIKNESFDEAINVSQHFKNSTLGFIFWSGLSVFNDSRKTGVKGMDLKNTLQNAFDEAGLQTIHKIDGGLFWFDIIAQVATLLGLLGTIWGLMVAFKGLAVAAPVDQQRVLTQGIQQAMGTTAMGLSVAIPTMFIKGFLSSRAEKIINDIDEYSVKMINQISNTIKG, encoded by the coding sequence ATGAAAAAAACCATAATGACTTTGAGCATCACCCTGATTGGGGTTTCACTTTTCGCTCAGACGAATGATGTTGGAATAAGTGTAGCTGAAATCTATAAGAATGGTGGGTGGTTTTCCCATCTTATAGCTTTTCTTTTCTTATGTGCAATAGTTCTTGGAATTATAAGATTCGTCCAATTAGCCGTCAGAGAGAAGTTAGATGCCAAGGCCTTCTACTTGAAATTAAAAGGATATATCAAAAACGAAAGTTTTGATGAAGCAATAAATGTTAGCCAGCATTTTAAAAACTCAACTTTGGGCTTTATCTTCTGGAGCGGATTGTCAGTTTTCAATGATTCACGCAAGACTGGTGTCAAGGGCATGGATTTAAAAAATACACTGCAAAACGCTTTTGATGAAGCAGGCTTACAAACAATACATAAAATTGATGGTGGACTTTTCTGGTTCGATATTATTGCTCAGGTTGCTACTTTGTTAGGTTTGTTGGGAACAATTTGGGGTTTAATGGTAGCATTTAAGGGATTAGCTGTTGCTGCTCCAGTTGATCAGCAAAGAGTTCTTACTCAAGGTATTCAACAAGCAATGGGAACTACAGCTATGGGCTTAAGCGTCGCTATACCAACTATGTTCATCAAAGGATTCTTATCATCTAGAGCTGAAAAGATCATTAATGATATAGATGAGTATAGTGTGAAAATGATCAATCAAATCAGTAACACAATCAAGGGATAA
- a CDS encoding ATP-binding cassette domain-containing protein → MIRIENLTKYYGSVRAVNRINFQVGEGEILGFLGPNGAGKSTTLKILTCFLTPTDGNIFIDQYNIYEHSKEIRELIGYLPENNPLYLDMAVYDYLLFIGELRGLNQKAFNKSLRNVIDKCGLTGVVSKPIHTLSKGYRQRVGLAQAILHDPKILILDEPTAGLDPNQIIEIRDLIKELGKEKTLILSSHILQEVQAVCSRIVIINKGDIVADGTLDDLKASLQGKNRLNLDLVADDFDAQLLKASIPELDIVNITPKEGFLSLVLEYSSDRDLRSDIYNYIKKKDWVILEMHREFMSLEDLFRTLTIEKEVA, encoded by the coding sequence ATGATCCGAATAGAGAATTTAACCAAGTATTATGGTTCTGTAAGAGCAGTAAACCGTATTAATTTTCAAGTCGGAGAGGGTGAGATCCTCGGCTTTTTAGGACCCAATGGAGCAGGAAAATCAACAACTTTAAAGATCCTGACCTGCTTTCTTACTCCAACAGATGGCAACATTTTTATTGATCAGTATAACATCTATGAGCATTCAAAAGAAATTAGAGAACTAATTGGTTACCTCCCCGAGAATAATCCGCTTTATCTTGATATGGCTGTCTATGATTATCTTCTATTTATAGGAGAATTGCGTGGTTTAAATCAAAAAGCTTTCAATAAAAGTCTTCGTAATGTTATTGATAAGTGCGGTTTAACCGGAGTAGTATCAAAACCAATTCACACATTGTCAAAAGGTTATCGTCAACGTGTAGGTTTAGCACAAGCAATACTTCACGACCCAAAAATACTGATACTTGATGAACCAACTGCCGGTCTCGATCCTAATCAAATTATCGAAATAAGAGATTTGATCAAGGAATTAGGAAAAGAGAAGACTTTGATCCTCTCCAGTCATATATTACAAGAGGTTCAAGCAGTCTGTAGCCGTATTGTAATAATCAATAAAGGGGATATAGTAGCAGATGGAACACTGGATGACTTAAAAGCCAGCTTACAAGGTAAAAACAGATTAAATCTTGATCTAGTTGCAGATGATTTTGATGCACAATTATTGAAAGCCAGCATCCCTGAACTTGATATAGTAAACATTACACCGAAAGAAGGTTTTTTATCGCTGGTATTAGAATATAGTTCTGATAGAGATCTAAGGAGCGATATATATAATTATATTAAAAAAAAGGACTGGGTTATTCTGGAAATGCATCGAGAATTTATGAGTCTGGAAGACCTGTTTAGAACATTAACAATTGAAAAAGAGGTTGCCTGA
- a CDS encoding ABC transporter permease, whose translation MLSKTAILVKNELRNYFHSASAYVVLVVFLLITGWFFASPLFIVGQAELRSLFGTIPWIFLLFIPAITMGSIAKEKTAGTLETLTTLPLKESQIIMGKYWAALLLTLVGVVFTLVHFVTIVMLGSNIDYGAIFCGYLGLILIGAVYSSIGIFASTLTNNQIVAFIVSFLFIFFFVIIEFILIFLPGSLVEIFQYLSIGYHFSNISRGVIDSRNIIYFLSLIVFFLRLAVISMETRKWK comes from the coding sequence ATGTTAAGTAAAACAGCTATTCTCGTAAAAAATGAACTTAGGAACTACTTTCATTCTGCTTCGGCTTATGTTGTATTAGTAGTTTTTTTACTAATTACAGGTTGGTTTTTTGCCAGTCCGCTCTTCATAGTAGGACAGGCAGAATTACGCTCATTATTCGGTACAATTCCCTGGATTTTCCTTTTATTTATACCGGCTATAACTATGGGGAGTATTGCCAAAGAAAAGACAGCTGGTACATTGGAAACATTAACTACCCTTCCTCTAAAAGAAAGCCAAATCATTATGGGTAAGTATTGGGCAGCTCTGTTGCTGACTTTGGTAGGAGTAGTTTTCACATTAGTTCATTTTGTAACAATTGTAATGCTAGGTAGTAACATTGATTATGGTGCAATATTTTGTGGTTATTTAGGGTTAATCCTCATTGGTGCGGTTTATTCATCTATAGGGATTTTCGCATCGACCCTTACTAATAATCAGATCGTTGCCTTCATTGTTAGTTTCCTATTCATTTTCTTCTTTGTAATTATAGAGTTCATACTCATTTTTCTACCAGGTAGCTTAGTTGAGATTTTCCAGTATTTAAGTATTGGATATCATTTCTCTAATATTAGCCGAGGAGTTATAGATTCGCGCAACATCATCTATTTCTTGAGCTTAATAGTCTTTTTCCTTCGCTTAGCTGTTATCTCGATGGAAACAAGGAAATGGAAGTAA